In Penicillium psychrofluorescens genome assembly, chromosome: 5, a single window of DNA contains:
- a CDS encoding uncharacterized protein (ID:PFLUO_008326-T1.cds;~source:funannotate), producing MSLKAEGLLGDPVFEERENITDFPREPFVPQRTWGTAAERARRNLNAKLSNPLAGFTASELRTQGRNFAIMHEMGDTSDIRAFELGAVLAQAPERYAAVEGLTAPEKELLRREFANRWSQPWKMYAVVALCSLSAAVQGMDETVVNGAQIFYKPQFGIADNGSRSSWLAGLVNAAPYLCCAVLGSWLTVPFNHHFGRRGTIFLTCCFSAITCLWQGFVNTWWHMLLARFMLGLGIGPKSSTVPVYAAETAPPAIRGALVMQWQAWTAFGIFLGYAADLIFFQVADVPGIVGLNWRLMMASAMFPALVVCCFVFLCPESPRWYMGQKRYYKAYESMRTLRHHKIQAARDLYYMHTLLEAENAMKLGQNKIIEMITVPRNRRAMLASEIVMFLQQFCGVNVISYYSSEIFLEAKFSPKAAFSASLGWGVINWLFALPAFYTIDTFGRRNLLLTTFPLMALAMFFTGFSFYIPESSHSARIGCIALGTYLFGIVYSPGEGPVPFTYSAEAYPLYVRSYGMALATATTWFFNFILGVTWPSLRNAFTPTGAFCWYAAWNIVGWWLILMFLPETKGKTLEELDQVFSVPTRFHAKYGLRQIPYFVKRYLLGRNVKPEILYEKEETVPVQDLRFHA from the exons ATGTCCCTCAAAGCCGAAGGGCTTCTGGGCGACCCCGTCTtcgaagaaagagagaacatCACCGACTTTCCACGCGAACCCTTCGTGCCCCAGCGCACATGGGGTACGGCCGCCGAGCGCGCGAGACGCAATCTCAACGCCAAACTCTCCAATCCGCTCGCCGGCTTCACGGCCTCGGAGCTGCGCACCCAAGGCCGCAATTTCGCCATCATGCACGAGATGGGCGATACATCAGACATTCGCGCATTTGAGCTGGGTGCTGTGCTTGCGCAGGCGCCGGAACGGTATGCTGCTGTCGAGGGGCTGACGGCtccggagaaggagttgtTGCGGCGTGAGTTTGCAAATCGCTGGTCGCAGCCGTGGAAGATGTATGCGGTTGTGGCGTTGTGCTCGCTCAGTGCCGCCGTGCAGGGAATGG ATGAGACCGTTGTCAACGGCGCCCAAATTTTCTACAAACCCCAATTCGGAATCGCAGACAATGGATCCCGGTCGTCGTGGCTGGCTGGTTTGGTCAACGCCGCTCCGTATCTCTGTTGCGCCGTCCTCGGCTCCTGGCTCACAGTCCCTTTCAACCACCACTTCGGCCGTCGAGGGACAATATTTCTTACATGCTGCTTCTCAGCCATCACCTGTCTGTGGCAAGGCTTCGTCAACACATGGTGGCACATGCTACTCGCACGGTTCATGCTTGGTCTTGGTATCGGTCCGAAGTCGAGTACGGTGCCCGTGTACGCAGCAGAGACCGCACCGCCAGCCATCCGTGGTGCATTGGTCATGCAGTGGCAGGCGTGGACGGCATTCGGGATTTTCCTGGGCTACGCCGCCGACCTGATCTTTTTCCAGGTTGCCGATGTCCCCGGCATCGTCGGCTTGAACTGGCGGCTcatgatggcctcggccaTGTTCCCCGCACTGGTCGTGTgctgttttgttttcctctGCCCGGAGTCGCCGCGCTGGTATATGGGTCAGAAGCGATACTACAAGGCTTACGAGTCCATGCGGACCTTGCGCCATCACAAGATCCAAGCCGCTCGTGATCTGTACTACATGCATACATTGCTCGAAGCGGAGAATGCCATGAAACTGGGCcagaacaagatcatcgagATGATCACTGTTCCGCGGAACCGGCGCGCGATGTTAGCGTCGGAGATTGTCATGTTCCTGCAGCAG TTCTGCGGCGTCAACGTAATATCCTACTACTCCTCCGAAATCTTCCTCGAAGCCAAATTCTCCCCGAAGGCCGCCTTCTCTGCCTCCCTAGGCTGGGGGGTAATAAACTGGCTCTTCGCCCTGCCGGCATTCTACACAATCGATACCTTCGGTCGCCGCAACCTCCTCCTAACAACATTCCCCCTAATGGCACTCGCCATGTTCTTCACAGGATTCAGCTTCTACATTCCCGAGAGCAGCCACTCCGCTCGAATCGGCTGCATCGCACTGGGAACCTACCTCTTCGGGATCGTCTACTCCCCCGGCGAGGGTCCCGTTCCTTTCACCTACTCCGCAGAGGCATATCCGCTCTACGTGCGGTCGTACGGGATGGCGCTCGCAACCGCCACGACGTGGTTCTTCAATTTCATATTGGGTGTGACGTGGCCCTCGCTGCGTAATGCGTTCACGCCCACGGGTGCGTTCTGCTGGTATGCGGCGTGGAATATTGtcgggtggtggttgatTCTGATGTTTCTGCCTGAGACAAAGGGAAAGACGCTCGAGGAGTTGGACCAGGTGTTTTCGGTCCCGACAAGGTTCCATGCTAAGTATGGGTTGCGCCAGATTCCTTATTTTGTGAAGAGGTATCTGCTGGGGAGGAATGTGAAGCCCGAGATTTTGtatgagaaggaggagacGGTGCCCGTACAGGATCTGAGATTTCATGCTTGA
- a CDS encoding uncharacterized protein (ID:PFLUO_008328-T1.cds;~source:funannotate), which yields MADTVSPQESPRSPFQTGVRTDGRAFNSSNWRMKSLESPQPSSPSPSRTNTSRAAFSKPAVPQAISEGRRLYVGNMPYTAKAEDVEAFFTAAQFPIERIDIALDPFTGRNPSYCFVDLESKEQAEKAMVELDAKELLGRPLRIKPGVVRSSTDQHSRSTSTSSPSGTVDRWRRQENASFAKTNSDSSQRVYVGGLPRLGELETLQSQIRSFFDGYTVENVSKLFAPHPAKRFEPGEHYYLFVDLSSVDEAQRAMEELNGAEGPWGGPLRVQRARGGNNSNKESEE from the exons atggccgacaccGTCAGCCCTCAAGAAT CGCCTCGATCGCCGTTCCAGACGGGCGTCCGAACCGATGGCCGCGCCTTCAACTCGTCCAACTGGCGCATGAAGAGCCTCGAAAGCCCGCAAccctcgtcgccctcgccctcgcgcaCCAACACCTCCCGCGCAGCCTTCAGCAAGCCCGCCGTCCCGCAGGCCATCTCCGAGGGCCGGCGCCTGTATGTAGGCAACATGCCGTACACAGCCAAGGCGGAGGACGTGGAGGCCTTTTTCACTGCCGCGCAGTTCCCGAT TGAGCGCATCGACATCGCGCTCGACCCGTTCACCGGCCGGAACCCGTCATACTGCTTCGTCGACCTGGAGAGCAAGGAGCAAGCTgagaaggccatggtcgagCTGGATGCGAAGGAGTTGCTCGGTCGTCCGCTGAGAATCAAGCCCGGGGTCGTCCGGTCGTCGACAGATCAGCATTCGCGCTCCACTTCgacttcctctccctctgGCACTGTGGATCGCTGGCGCCGGCAAGAGAACGCCAGCTTTGCTAAGACGAACAGCGACTCGAGCCAGCGCGTGTATGTTGGTGGATTGCCGCGGCtcggcgagctggagacGCTGCAGAGCCAGATCCGGAGCTTCTTTGATGGATACACCGT GGAGAATGTCAGCAAGCTATTCGCCCCGCACCCGGCGAAGCGATTTGAGCCTGGCGAGCATTACTATCTGTTTGTTGACCTCAGCAGCGTGGACGAAGCCCAGCGGGCCATGGAGGAGCTGAATGGTGCTGAAGGACCCTGGGGAGGACCACTGCGGGTGCAGCGGGCGCGGGGTGGGAATAACAGCAATAAGGAGAGTGAGGAATGA
- a CDS encoding uncharacterized protein (ID:PFLUO_008327-T1.cds;~source:funannotate), protein MKVYLIRHAECDHNVGQTAGDADHSGLTELGQTQAQLLARHFRDNDVRFTAVFSSDLDRATDTARILCAQQLGTGPSMEPVQTEVLREQWMGTKTKTNSSVKSGAALGGSLDGGSSQSSEESMSSMRARANAFLRDRILPLMTDRSSATDAVVVVVAHGIILQVVWACLADLFDASSFHTAREMGGDGDYMHPVWSNTGVMELDIRPEGPPEEMVLQDTVQPIVNPPWLLTQAVQPSPPGGKNPPLRGWSVTILSVDSLDHLQAVGEQELSPARSGKLARDVVHGPRQESMDEFYRLMGTA, encoded by the exons ATGAAAGTATACTTAATTCGACATGCGGAATGCGACCACAACGTGGGCCAAACAGC TGGCGATGCCGACCATTCCGGTCTAACAGAGCTCGGCCAGACACAGGCGCAGCTACTGGCGCGGCATTTCCGCGACAATGATGTCCGCTTCACAGCCGTTTTCTCCTCGGACCTGGATCGCGCGACCGATACCGCGAGAATCCTCTGCGCACAGCAGCTAGGTACCGGTCCGTCTATGGAGCCCGTTCAGACGGAGGTACTGCGGGAACAGTGGATGGGGACTAAGACTAAGACTAACTCGTCGGTGAAAAGTGGCGCTGCTTTGGGGGGTTCATTAGATGGAGGATCTTCCCAATCCTCTGAAGAATCGATGTCCTCCATGCGCGCACGCGCGAATGCTTTTCTGCGCGACCGCATCCTGCCCCTGATGACAGACCGGAGCAGCGCGACGGACGCGGTAGTCGTCGTTGTCGCGCACGGGATCATCCTACAAGTCGTCTGGGCGTGTCTGGCCGACCTCTTCGATGCGAGTTCCTTCCACACAGCGCGGGAGATGGGCGGGGATGGAGATTACATGCACCCCGTGTGGTCAAACACCGGCGTCATGGAGCTGGACATCAGACCCGAGGGTCCGCCTGAGGAGATGGTGCTCCAGGATACAGTCCAGCCGATTGTTAACCCGCCCTGGCTGTTGACACAGGCCGTgcagccttctccacctgGTGGCAAGAATCCCCCGCTGCGAGGGTGGTCCGTTACCATTCTTTCGGTGGATAGCTTGGATCATCTGCAGGCTGTGGGCGAGCAGGAGCTTAGTCCAGCAAGATCGGGGAAGTTGGCGAGGGATGTCGTGCATGGGCCTAGGCAGGAGAGTATGGATGAGTTCTATCGGTTGATGGGGACGGCCTGA
- a CDS encoding uncharacterized protein (ID:PFLUO_008325-T1.cds;~source:funannotate), which translates to MDQFDVVVVGLGVLGSAASYHTALKGAKVLGLEQFELGHVHGASHDTSRIVRTSNPAPEYVALAKSAYRDWAALEKATDQKLLSITGGVVFFPQDDKTPTMRVGDYTKSLDTNNVPYELLDAQEVRRRWPRFDIEDSVATVYTADTGIAHANKTVSAMQHLARSHGATLKENTRVERIIPQSSGGVVIETSKGKFLAGKVILTTDAWTNKLLGPLGVHIPLSVMQEQVTYFKPTNPSTFESDKFPVWIWGGDTGFYGFPCFGEPTIKAARDTSNNFMTPEERTYVPSPQLLQQLTSFMDETMPDKGRQTLRTITCQYSITPDRRFVISPLEKHKDVIVGLGAAHAFKFAPAFGRVLAELAVDGKTGEDISKFEIPESASKTSKL; encoded by the coding sequence ATGGATCAATTTGACGTAGTAGTCGTCGGCCTCGGTGTCCTCGGCAGCGCAGCATCTTACCACACCGCACTCAAGGGCGCCAAAGTCCTCGGCCTAGAACAATTCGAACTAGGACATGTCCACGGCGCGTCACACGATACCTCGCGCATTGTGCGAACCTCAAATCCTGCTCCTGAGTATGTGGCTCTCGCAAAATCCGCGTACAGGGATTGGGCAGCATTGGAAAAGGCCACCGATCAGAAATTGTTAAGCATCACTGGAGGAGTTGTTTTCTTCCCTCAAGATGACAAAACCCCAACAATGAGGGTGGGAGACTATACGAAGAGTCTGGACACGAACAACGTTCCGTATGAACTTCTTGACGCGCAAGAAgtgaggagaagatggccgcgGTTTGATATTGAAGATAGTGTGGCGACAGTTTATACGGCTGATACGGGCATCGCGCATGCGAATAAGACGGTTTCTGCGATGCAACATCTTGCTCGATCACATGGTGCTACCCTCAAAGAAAATACCCGGGTCGAGCGTATAATACCTCAGTCCTCGGGAGGAGTCGTGATTGAGACGTCCAAAGGGAAATTCCTTGCAGGCAAAGTGATTCTCACTACGGACGCATGGACAAATAAACTCCTTGGTCCTCTTGGAGTTCATATCCCACTTTCCGTGATGCAAGAGCAAGTGACATACTTCAAGCCAACCAACCCCTCAACCTTCGAATCAGACAAATTCCCTGTGTGGATCTGGGGCGGTGATACCGGTTTCTACGGATTCCCATGCTTCGGCGAACCGACTATCAAGGCAGCCCGCGATACATCGAACAATTTCATGACGCCCGAAGAGAGAACATACGTGCCCTCGCCGCAGTTGCTTCAGCAGCTGACTTCGTTCATGGATGAAACTATGCCTGATAAGGGACGTCAGACACTAAGAACGATTACTTGTCAATACTCAATCACGCCGGATCGACGATTTGTCATTAGCCCGCTAGAGAAGCATAAGGATGTTATTGTTGGGCTGGGTGCTGCGCATGCTTTCA